Proteins from one Vibrio pomeroyi genomic window:
- a CDS encoding DUF3612 domain-containing protein — MEDLSARCIRINPEYAPSVSYLSMIERGKRVPSIDMLEVIAQVFQKNPTWFLDDESEQQAIAPDKGNRGGISGMALEPSFLFSNDILQIAIPEMLSQTGISGRQFAHLLIRAHQESNQNHFPDLERAAEEVGLKRLNLSVEDLIDIARTLGINIRWVTRTPQDVVDELGINAKQLVTSFFEPPGTIFLNEILKEYPTRLKYDLSVYIGHCILHSKEGLKSVLSVGNNNTWDDNQVSGSSQLNSQDILQAWRDFESSFFAGALLCPKVPFRQLLDRTGYEIDVHKRAGVSPSVAMRRMTVVSPYPHWHYFDAYGPGKLKAVYRGNGIPLPWGNMRTVADPCQHWAVFRRLSEPRAGSSAQISILNVGDEPRIYCCESINMTDPAGNNRVLCAGIDLNPAIDAQGGNSREIAEQLKASCVNNGGSVAIPRNIKKDLTTIAKILNINWIERGIETEARLICSRGGECPRQPSCYSKCGEC; from the coding sequence ATGGAAGACCTGTCTGCGCGTTGTATTAGAATCAACCCAGAATACGCGCCTTCCGTTTCTTACCTTTCAATGATTGAACGTGGAAAGCGGGTGCCAAGCATCGACATGCTGGAAGTGATCGCGCAGGTCTTTCAGAAGAACCCTACGTGGTTTCTCGACGACGAATCAGAACAACAAGCCATAGCTCCAGATAAAGGGAATCGCGGCGGGATAAGCGGTATGGCGCTCGAGCCTAGCTTTCTTTTCTCCAACGACATCCTGCAAATTGCCATACCCGAGATGTTGTCACAAACTGGTATCTCTGGTCGCCAGTTTGCACATCTATTGATTCGAGCACACCAAGAGAGCAATCAGAACCACTTCCCTGACCTTGAGCGTGCTGCAGAGGAAGTTGGCCTAAAACGCCTCAACCTCAGCGTAGAAGACCTCATAGACATCGCGAGAACGCTTGGAATCAATATCCGCTGGGTAACACGCACACCGCAAGATGTGGTCGATGAGCTAGGCATCAACGCCAAGCAGTTAGTGACCTCGTTCTTTGAACCCCCAGGTACGATTTTCTTAAACGAGATTCTTAAAGAGTACCCAACTCGTCTGAAATACGATCTGTCGGTTTATATCGGCCATTGCATTTTGCATAGCAAAGAAGGATTAAAGAGTGTGTTGTCTGTTGGCAATAACAACACATGGGACGACAACCAAGTGTCAGGCTCTTCCCAACTCAACTCTCAAGACATTCTTCAAGCATGGCGTGATTTTGAATCTAGCTTCTTTGCTGGCGCGCTGTTATGCCCGAAAGTCCCATTCCGACAACTTCTTGATCGTACTGGTTACGAAATCGACGTTCACAAAAGAGCAGGGGTTTCCCCCTCTGTTGCGATGCGTCGAATGACGGTAGTATCGCCCTACCCTCACTGGCACTACTTTGATGCTTATGGACCGGGGAAACTCAAGGCGGTATACCGCGGGAACGGGATTCCACTTCCTTGGGGGAATATGAGAACGGTCGCTGACCCATGTCAACATTGGGCCGTGTTCCGTCGATTATCTGAACCTAGAGCGGGTAGCTCTGCTCAAATCTCCATTTTGAATGTGGGTGATGAGCCAAGAATCTACTGCTGTGAATCCATCAATATGACGGATCCAGCGGGTAACAATCGCGTTTTGTGTGCTGGTATAGATCTCAACCCTGCGATTGATGCTCAAGGCGGTAATTCGAGAGAAATAGCAGAGCAGCTTAAAGCGTCATGCGTCAACAATGGCGGCTCTGTAGCAATACCGCGTAACATCAAGAAAGATCTCACGACAATAGCCAAGATTCTAAATATAAATTGGATTGAACGTGGGATAGAGACAGAGGCGAGGCTTATCTGCTCCAGAGGCGGAGAATGCCCACGCCAACCAAGCTGTTACTCAAAGTGTGGTGAGTGTTAA
- a CDS encoding GGDEF domain-containing protein, whose protein sequence is MKKDEFQKSTANLKKAVPLMMKNRVSTTPANYALWYTYVDNAIPQLTQDMDGILEHYGICPPAVGEQLYNNYVASKSETNINDLRANLELLVSEVSNSMNDTLTDTSAFSDMIDKSFEDLARVDNESLSIDEVMTLVRQLVSESRHIRHSTQFLNSQLNSATSEITKLKSQLVEVQKDALFDSTTTLYNRRSFDRDIETLCEAQQSLCLILLDIDHFKNFNDTYGHLFGDMVLKGIARKLKLSCREGISAYRFGGEEFALIVPNKSVRIARQLADTNRRSLEKLSIKDRRSGQQVGNITASFGVAELEPGESAQSLIERADKLLYEAKSLGRNRVMPL, encoded by the coding sequence AAGACGAATTTCAGAAATCCACCGCAAATCTAAAAAAAGCGGTGCCTCTTATGATGAAGAACAGGGTGTCTACCACACCGGCAAATTACGCACTTTGGTACACCTATGTCGACAATGCTATCCCACAGCTAACTCAAGACATGGATGGTATTTTAGAACACTACGGTATCTGCCCTCCTGCCGTTGGTGAACAGCTTTACAACAATTACGTTGCCAGCAAATCCGAAACCAATATCAATGACCTTCGCGCGAATTTAGAACTGTTAGTTTCTGAAGTGTCGAACTCGATGAACGACACACTTACCGATACCTCTGCTTTCTCTGACATGATCGACAAAAGCTTCGAGGACTTGGCTCGTGTTGATAACGAAAGCTTATCTATCGATGAAGTGATGACTCTGGTTCGTCAGCTGGTTTCTGAATCTCGTCATATTCGTCACTCTACTCAGTTTTTAAACTCGCAGCTGAACTCGGCTACGTCAGAAATCACTAAGCTGAAAAGCCAACTTGTCGAAGTTCAGAAAGACGCGCTTTTTGATAGCACAACCACACTGTATAACCGTCGTTCTTTCGACCGTGATATAGAAACCTTATGTGAAGCGCAACAATCTCTGTGTTTGATTCTTCTCGATATCGACCACTTTAAAAATTTCAACGACACTTACGGTCACTTGTTTGGCGATATGGTTCTGAAAGGAATAGCTCGCAAACTTAAACTAAGTTGTCGTGAAGGTATTTCTGCTTATCGCTTCGGCGGCGAAGAGTTCGCACTCATTGTGCCAAACAAATCTGTGCGTATTGCTCGTCAACTCGCTGACACCAACCGCCGCTCTCTAGAAAAGCTGTCAATCAAAGATCGTCGCAGCGGTCAGCAAGTTGGTAATATCACCGCATCGTTTGGGGTGGCCGAACTTGAACCGGGTGAATCAGCACAGTCGCTGATCGAACGCGCTGATAAGCTACTTTATGAAGCGAAATCACTGGGTCGTAACCGAGTCATGCCTTTGTAA